In Phreatobacter cathodiphilus, the genomic window GCACCGCCGCCGGCGCCCAGGCGGCGGCTCAGGCTGCCATCCAGGAAGGCGCCGAGCTCATCCTCGGCCCGCTGCTCGCCGAATCCGTCCGCGGTGCGGCGGCGGTGGCCCGCCCCGCCGGCAAGCCGATGATCGCCTATTCCACCGACACCAGCGTCGCCACCCGCGGCGTCTATCTCATGAGCTTCACGCCGCAGAACACGGTGGACCGCATCGTCCAGCACGCCACCCAGGCGGGCAAGCGCTCCTATGCCGCCTTCATCCCCGACTCGGCCTTCGGCCAGGTGGTGCAGGGCGCCTTCCAGGAGGCCGTCAGCCGCGCCGGCGGCCGCGTGGTCGCCATCGAGAAGTTCCCGCTCGAGGCCAGCGGCATCGGCGCCGCGGCCTCGCGCCTCTCCGGCATCGCCGGCCAGATCGACGCGATCTTCGTCCCCGATCCCTATGATGGCGCGGCGATCCAGGCGCTCTCCACCGCCGGCATCGACACCCGCCGCGTCCAGGTTCTCGGCGTCGGCCCCTGGGTCGGCAACACCGCCGCCGCCCGCGCCGCGCCGACGGCCCTCTATGCCGCGCCCGACGAGGCGGGTTTCCGCTCCTTCTCCGAGCGCTATCGCGCCCGTTTCGGCCAGGACCCGGCGCGCATCGCCTCGCTTACCTACGACTCGGTCTCGCTGATCGCCGCCCTGGTGCGCACCCAGGGCTCGCAGCGCTTCTCCGAAACCATCCTCACCAACTCTTCGGGCTTCAACGGCGTCGACGGCCTCTTCCGCTTCCGCGCCGACGGCACGCCGCAGCGCGGCCTCGCCGTCATCCAGGCCGGCGGCCGCGTCGTCAGCCCGGCTCCGCGCACCTTCTCCGGCGGCTCGTGACGGCAGGCGTCCCGCCAAACTCATGACGGAAAAGGCCGGCGCGAAGCCGGCCTTTTTCTGTGTCGGCGGCGAGGCGCCTTCACCCGAGGGTGAGCTTCACCGCGACGCCGAGCGCCGCCATCACCGCGATCAGCGGCAGCAGGCCGAGCTTCAGGCGGAAGGCGAGGACGAAGGCGATGACGGCGAGGGCCGCCGCCTTCCAGTCGAGCGCCAGGGGATCGAAGGTCGGCACCCGCACCGGGCCGAAGGCGAAGCTGCCGACCGCGCCGAAGAACACGTGCAGGCCGAACCAGATGGCGAGATAGAGGATGACACCGACCACCGCCGCGGTGATGCCCTTGAGGGCGCCGGCGAGCAGGCGGTTGTGCCTGAGGTCCTCGACGAAGGGCGCGCCTGCGAAGATGAACAGGAAGGACGGCGCGAAGGTCACCCATGTCGTCACCGCCGCGCCGAGAATGGCCGCAACCATCGGCGAGAAGGGATCGGGCGCGCGGAAAGCGGCGAGGAAGCCGACGAACTGCGTCACCAGGATCGTCGGTCCGGGCTTGGTCTCGGCGAGGCCGAGGCCGTCGGCCATTTCCACCGCCGTGACCCAGCCCTTCTGCTCGACCGCCGCCTGGGCGAGCCAGACCAGCAGCGCATAGGCGCCGCCGAAGGTGACGACGGCGAGCTGCGAGAAGAAGATGCCGATCTGGGTGAGGATGTGCCCCGGCCCGAGAAGCAGCGCGGCGAGCGCGACCGGCGCCCACCAGACCGCCCCCCAGACGAGCGTGTTGCCGAGGAGCGCCGCATAGCGGCCGGGCGCCGGCCTCGCCGGGGGGGCCGCCTCCTCGGGCGGCGGCAGCAGCAGCGCGCCGAGCCCCGCCGCGGCGAGGACGATCAGCGGATAGGGCACCTGGAAGAGCAGGATGGCGAAGAGCGAGCCTGCCATGATCGCCTTCAGCACCGGCGCGTCGCCCACCCGCTTCGCCATCTTGATCACGGCCTGGACGACGATGACCAGCACGGCCGCCTTGATGCCGAAGAAGATGCCGTCGACCACCGGCAGGCCGCGGGCGGTGACGTAGAGCATCGACATGGCGAGGACGATGAGAGCCCCCGGCAGGACGAAGAGCAGCCCCGCCGTCAGGCCGCCGCGCACCCCGTGCAGCAGCCAGCCGATATAGGTGGCGAGTTGCTGGGCCTCGGGCCCCGGCAGCAGCGTGCAGTAGTTCAGCGCATGAAGGAAGCGCTTCTCGTCGAGCCATTTCTTCTCCTCGACGATGATCGTGTGCAGCATGGCGATCTGCCCCGCCGCCCCGCCGAAGGAGAGAAGGCCGACCCGCACCCAGACGGCGAGCGCTTCGGCGAAAGGCACGGCGACGGGCCGGTCCGTGGCGGTCGGGTCGAGGGCGGTCATGAGCGATGTGTCCAGTTGTGGGTTTCCGTGCGAGCACCCGTCACCCAAGCGTAAAGCCCATCGAGCATGACGAACCCATGACGAAGCATGGCGGCATCGTCGTCACCCGACAACACCGACAGGCCGAGCGAGACGGCAAGGAAGCCCGCCGCCTGCGGGCTGGAGCCGAGGTCGCCGGTATCGGCGGCGCGAATGATCGTCGCCATGGACTGCAAGGGCGGAAACCCGTCGAGCCCCACGGCATCGAGAAGCGTGTCGAAGGAACAGCGATCTCCGTCATGCTCGATCGGCGCCCCGGGCGTGTCGAAGGCGATCCCGGCGGACTCCTTCGCGACCGCCAGCACCTGGTCCGGCTCGACGAAGAAAATGACGGCGCCGGGATCGATGAAACGGCGGATCAGCCAGGGGCATGCGACCCGGTCGATCTTCGGACGACGCCGCGTCACCCATGTTCGGCCATAGCCTCCCCAGACATCGGCGGCCTGGCGGGGCACCATGGGATACCCGGCCGCGGCATAGGCCATCGACCCGCCTTCGAGGACCCTGGCGGCGATACCGATCGCCCGAAGCTCGGCGGCGGCGCGCTGGCTGCGGTTGTGCCCGGCCTTGCAGGCCACGACCACGGCGCGCGACGGATCGATCATCTGCGCGATGGCCGCGCCCGACGGATCGTCGGACCACCGTGATGCCGGCAGATCGGGCTGCACGGCACGGATCTCGGCTGCCCGGACGTCGATGACCTGCGGCCATGAGGGACCGCCGAGCAAAGCCGCGAGTTCATCCGGTCCGATGAAGAATGATGGTGCCGACATAGCAGGACCTCCCACCGCGGATGCGGTCTGGAGGCGGTGCTTGGGCCGCCGCAGCAGCCTCGCGGGGCGACCGCCGTCGGCCCCGTCTGTTCTGTGTAGGGCCGAGGTGGCACGTCGCGCAAGCCCTCCGCACGGCTCCCATGCGGGTGGGAGGAGACGCTGGCCGCTCAAATCGGCTAGTGCTCCTCGGATGGCAACAGATGGACAGATGGCGCCCCCTGCGGGCGACGAGGCCGCGGCGGAAAACCGGGCCGCCGCCGCCGCCCGGGCGCGCCTCAAGGGCATCGGCCTCATGTGCGCGGCGCTCGCCTGTTTCGCCTGCCTCGACGCGCTCGCCAAATGGCTCGGCACGCAGATGGACCCGATGCAGGTGGTGTGGGCCCGCTACACGGCGGCCCTGGCGATGATCCTCATCATCTTCAATCCCATCCGCAATCCCGGTGTCTTCGTCACCCGTCGCCCGTGGATCCAGGCGATCCGGTCGGCGCTGCTGTTCGGGTCGACGGCCTTCAACTTCATCGCGCTGCAATATCTGCAGCTCGACCAGACCGTCTCCATCATGTTCGCGACGCCCTTCATCGTCGCCATCCTGTCGGGCCCCTTCCTGGGCGAGTGGATCGGCATGCGCCGCTGGATCGCCGTCATCGTCGGTTTCCTCGGCGTGCTGGTGGTCACCCGCCCCTGGAGCGCCGACCTGCACTGGGCCATGCTGCTCACCTTCGCCGGCACCTGGGTCTACGCGCTCTACAACATCCTGACCCGCATGCTGGCCGGCCATGATTCCGCAGCCACCACATCCATCTATTCCGTCGCCTTCGGCGCCGCGGTGGCGACCATTCTCGTGCCCTTCATCTGGACGACACCGCCGACGCTGGGCGCGGTCGCCGGCATGATCGCCATCGGCGCCTTCGGCGCTTTCGGCCACTGGCTGCTCATCGTCGCCCACGGCTATGCGCCGCCGGGTATCCTCGCGCCCTTCATCTACACGCAGATCGTCTGGATGACGGCCCTCGGCTGGCTCGTCTTCGCCCAGGTGCCCGCGGCCAACACCCTCGCCGGCGCCGCCATCGTCATCGCATCCGGGCTCTATCTCCTCTACCGCGAGCGGGTCGTCGCCCGCGGCGGGCGCTGACCTGACCCTGCGTCAATACGCCGCATAGGGCCTTACCCCCGCGCAACGGACACTGCCCCGACGTCGGGCTCCGCGCCCGGTGAATTCGGTCGAGCGAGCCGCGGGGGATGGCGGTCATGCGGACGGACACGGACAGGTGCGGCGACCTCTTCATCGTGGATGACGATGCCCCGGTGCGCGAGGGTCTTTCCATCGTCTTCGAACAGGCCGGCTATCGCGTCGCCGCTTTCGCCGATGCAGCCTCGCTGTTCATCGCCATGCAGCAGCGCCACCCCGACGCCATCCTTCTCGACGTCTGCCTGCCCGGCGTCGGCGGCGTGGAGGTTCTGCGCCAGATCTCGCTCCGCCGCTTCGAGGGGCCCGTGGTGATGATGTCCGGCCGCGCCGACATTCCCATGGCCGTGGCGGTGATCCGGGCGGGCGCGGCCGACCTGGTGGAAAAGCCGGTCGACGCCGAACACATCCTCCGGCACGTGGGTGACGCCCTTGCCGGACACGCCCGCCGCGCGGCGGAGCGGGCCGATCCCGTCTCGGCCCTCGGCCCGGGCGGGGCGAGCCTGCTGACCCCGCGCGAGCGCGACGTTCTGCAGGAACTGGTGCGCGGCGCCTCCAACAAGGAAGCCGGCCGCAGCCTCGGCATCAGTCCGCGCACCATCGAGGTGCACCGCGCCCGCATCATGGAAAAGCTCGGCGCCCGCAACGCCGCCGACCTCGTCCGCGTCATCTACGACGAGCGTCGCCACGACGCCCGCTGAAAACCGACAGGCGCGGCCCTCCGCGCCTGGCTGCGAGTGCCTGATCCCACCACCGGCGCGGCTGCCGCGGCGAGGGTCCCGCGGCGGCGGACTCCCGTCGCGCCATGGCCGGCGAGAGGACCCCCATGGCGCAGGAGCCCGTCATCTATGCCCGCCTCCAGGGCGACGTCCTCGAGGTGGTGACCGACCGGCTGACCCTGCGCAGCGAAACGGGGACGCTGGTCGCCATCGAGGACCATGTCCGCCAGCTCTTCGCGTGCGTGGCGGAGATCCGCGTCATGACGCTCGACGAGGCGCCATGGTCGCTGGCGCAGCATGTCATCGCCCCGCCGCTCCAGCGGGCGGCCTGAGCCCTCGCTTGACGAAAAGTGCGGATTTTCGCGCTGTTCATTGCTTTTCACATCCCAAATCAGGCATTTGGTTACACTTGTCCGCCTATAGTGCGGAGAGAACGGGTTCCGCTGTCGTCTGCGCGGACCGGTACCGTCGCACCCGCGCCGATCGACGCCGCCGAAAGGGCGAACATGGCTGACACGCTCGTCAACGAGACCAGTGCCTTCATCGAGCAGCTCGGACGCCTGGGCATCGAGAAGGACAGCGAGAAGCGCCTCGCCCTGCTGCGGGGGGTGGCGGATCTCTATCTGTCCCGCACCGTCAGCCCCACCCTGGCGGAGGAATATCTCTTCTCCGAGATCGCCAACGCGGTGCTGCGCAAGCTGCAGCCCCACCAGCGGCCGCAGGTCAGCACCGCCCTCTGCGACAGCGAGCGCGTGCCGCACAGCCTGGCGCTGGCACTCGCCTCCGACTCCGACATCGAGGTCGCCCGCCCCGTCCTGTCCCGCTCGCCCGTGCTGACCGAAGGCGACATCGTCGCCCTCGCCCAGGCGAGCAGCGACGAGCACCTTCAGGCGATCGCCACCCGCGCGAGCCTGACGGCGCGGGTCACCGACGTTCTGATCGACCGCGGCAGCAACACCGTGCTGCGCACCGTGTCCGGCAATGCCGGTGCCGAGTTTTCCGAGCAGGGCATGCTCAGCCTCGTCACCCGCGCCCGCGAGGACGATGAGCTCAGTCTCGCCCTCGCCGACCGCGGCGATCTCTCCCCCGCGGTCCTGGAACAGCTCAACGGGCTGATCTGCGCCCGCGTCTCCGCCGAGGCGGAAGGAGACGACACCTCCGGCACGGTCGCCAGCCTGCGGGCCCGCGCCCAGGCGCTGATCACCGAGGAGCTGCGCAAGCGCAAGGCCAATATCGGGAGCACCGAACGGGTGATCGCCGCCGTCGAGGCGGGCTCCATGACCCTCGACGACGGCCTCGGCCCGCTGCTCGCCGGTGGCCGGCTCCTCGACCTGTCGCAGGTCCTGGCGCATTTCCTGCGCTTCGACCGCAACTTCGTCTTCCAGCAGATGGCCGCGGGCGAGATCAACACCATCGTTCTCGCCTTCCGGGCCCTGAACATCGCCTATCCCCACCTGGAAGCGACCCTCGCCCTTCGCGCCCGCAAGAGGCGCAGCGGTCAGGCCGGCGAGACCACCGTCACCCGCCAGGACTACGAGGCCATCAACCCCGCCGACGCCCAGCGCGCCATGCGCTTCCTCAAGGTCCGGATGACGGTCGGCCGCCAGGCCCCCACGGAGAACGCCGCCTGACACACGGCATGATGGCCAGAACCGCCGCGTCTGGTTAGAAGAGCGTCAGGAGGCCCCCCTCCCATCCGACGTGACAGAGGCGCTCTTCCGCATGTTTCCGAAGCCGCTGGCCAGCCTGAAGCCCAACACCGCCGCCTACGAATCCCTGCCCATGGTGAAGCCGACGGGCTTCCGCGAATACGACGCCCGCTGGTTTTTCGGCGAGGAGCTGAACCTGATGGGCGTGCAGGCCGTCGGAATGGGCCTCGGCACCCTGATCGGCCGCATGGGCGTGACGCGCGAGATCGTCGTCGGCCACGATTTCCGCGGCTATTCCGCCTCCATCAAGATGGCGCTGGTCACCGGCCTGATGGCGGCGGGCTGCAAGGTGCACGACATTGGCCTCGCCATGTCGCCCATGGCCTATTTCGCCCAGTTCGAACTCGACGTGCCCTGCGTCGCCATGGTGACCGCCAGCCACAACGACAACGGCTGGACCGGCGTGAAGATGGGCGCCCAGCGTCCCGTCACCTTCGGCCCCGACGAGATGGGCGCGCTGAAGACGATCGTGCTGGGCGCCGATTTCGACCTCGTCGGCGGCGGCTCCTATCGTTTCGTCGAGGATTTCGCCGCCCGCTACATCCGCGACCTCACCACCCGCCCGAAGGTGACCCGCAAGCTGAAGGTTGTCGCCGCCTGCGGCAACGGCACCGCCGGCGCCTTCGCGCCGCAGATCCTCGAGGCGCTCGGCGTCGAGGTGGTCCCGCTCGACGCCGAGCTCGACCATTCCTTCCCCCGGTACAATCCCAACCCCGAGGACATGAAGATGCTCCACGCCATGGCGGTGGCGGTGAAGGAGCACGGCGCCGACGTCGGCCTAGGCTTCGACGGCGACGGCGACCGCTGCGGCGTGGTCGACAACCACGGCGAGGAGATCTTCGCCGACAAGATCGGCGTCATGCTCGCCCGCGACCTCTGCAAGGTGCACGGCCCCTCACAATTCGTCGTCGACGTGAAGTCGACCGGCCTCTTCGACGCCGACCCGGAGCTCAAGCGTCTCGGCGCCAGGACCGACTACTGGAAGACGGGCCACTCCTACATCAAGCGCCGGGTCCGCGACCTCAACGCCCTCGCCGGCTTCGAGAAGTCCGGCCACTTCTTTTTCAACGCGCCGGTCGGGCGCGGCTACGACGACGGTCTCGTCACCGCCATCGCCGTCATCGACATGCTCGACCGCAACCCGGCCAAGTCCATGGCGGAGCTCTATGCCGAGGTGCCGAAGACCTGGGGCTCGCCCACCATGTCGCCGAAATGCGCCGACGAAGTGAAGTACGAGGTGGTCGAGCGGGTGGTGAAGCGCTTCGAGGCGATGAAGGCGGCGGGCGACACCGTCGCGGGCGCGCCGATCACCTCGCTGGTCACCGTCAACGGCGTGCGTGTCGGCACGCCCGACGGCACCTGGGGTCTCGTTCGCGCCTCGTCGAACAAGCCCGAACTGGTCGTGGTGGTGGAGAGCCCGGTCTCCGAGCAGCGCATGCGCGACATGTTCGCAGCGGTCGACACGGTGCTGCGCGAGAACCCGGAAGTCGGTGCCTACAACCAGACGATCTGACGGCGGCGCGACGGTACATCTTCACCACCCGTTAACCATGGCGTGACAGCTTGTTGCGGAGAGCGAGGGGGCCTTCCGTGAAGCTTGTGTCCGTCAGCCAGAACATGCAGCGCCCGAACGGCCTGTCGGAGCTGGAAATCCTGCGCACCGTCACCACGGGCTTCGCCGCCTTCGGCAATGCCGTGCGGGCCAGCGCCATCTCGGACGCGCAGAAGTCCCGGGTGCTCGCCGAACTCGCCGACGCCTCCAACCGCATGATGGACGCCACCAACGCCTATCTCTTCGCCCTCGGCGAGGCCCACAAGGCCATGGACGCCAAGGCCGCGAACGCGCCGCAGCTGAAGATAGCCGACTAAGGGCGACCACGCGTCACCGTCCCGTCGTCGAGACGTCATCGCGCCGTCGGCCAGCTGCGGCACGAGGTCGTCTCACGCCGGTCCCGCCGATTCGGGTAGGGTCCGGACGAGGGACTTCCGATGCTCGATCCCGTTGCCCGGACCAGCAACAGCCTTGCCAGCCACTTCCGCCCCTCGGCCTGGGCCGACCAGGGACGCAAGATCATCCCCATGATGCGCGCCTATGGCGGCCTCTCCCCCCGCGCCGGCGCCGTGGCCCTGCCGCGCACGCTCGGCCGCATCGGCAGCCTGGAGGTCCGGCTCGCCGCCAACGCGGCCGAGGTCCGCCGCGCCCAGCGGCTGCGCTGGCACGTCTTCTACGAGGAGATGAAGGCCATCGCCGACGGCCCCTCCCGCCTCGCCCGCCGCGACATCGACGCCTTCGACGCCATCTGCGACCACCTCGTCGTCATCGACCACGCGGTCACCGAGCGGCCGCCCTTCGGCGCCCCGCGGCCCGCCATCGTCGGCACCTACCGCCTGCTGCGGCAGGAGGTGGCCGATCGCAACGGCGGCTTCTACACCGCCAGCGAGTTCGACATCTCCGGCCTCCTGGAGCGTCACCGCGGCAAGCGCTTTCTCGAGCTCGGCCGCTCCTGCGTCCTGCCCGCCTATCGCAACAAGCGCACGGTCGAGCTGCTGTGGCACGGCATCTGGACCTATGTCCTCGCCCACCGGGTCGACGTCATGTTCGGCTGCGCCAGCCTCGAGGGCACCGATCCGCGCGCCCTGTCGCTGGAACTCTCCTTCCTCCATCATCACGCCGGCGCCCCGGCCGCCTGGGCCGCCCGCGCCCTGCCCTCCCGCCACGTCGAGATGGGGCGCCTGTCGCGCGAGGCCGTGGACGGCCGGAAGGCGCTCCACGCCCTGCCGCCGCTGGTGAAGGGCTATCTGCGCCTCGGCGCCTATATCGGCGAGGGCGCGGTGGTGGATCGCCAGTTCAACACCACCGACGTGCTGGTCGTCCTGCCGGTGAGCGCCATCAACCCGCGCTACATCGGCCATTTCGGCGCCACCGCCGACCGCCACGCCGCCTGACCGGGGTTGCCGGGCCTGCCGTGCGGCGGAGTTAACTCCGCCCGCGCCGGTGCTATCGTTCCGCAAAAGACGGAACGGAAACGCCTGCCATGCCCGATACCCTCGGACCCCGCCTCGCCGCCGACGGCGCCATGATCCCCGCGCCCATGTCCCGGCGGGTGATGAACCTTGCCGACCTGCTGCACGGCACCGCCCGGCGCCTGGCCGACCGGCCGGGGCTCGTCTGGCGCGACCGCACCTGGACCTGGGGCGAGATGGCGGCGCGGGTGGACGCGGCGGCGGTGGCGCTGCGCGCCCGCGGTATCGGCAAGGGCGACCGCGTCGTCTGCCAGGCGCGCAACGGCAACGCCATGTTCGAGGCCATGTTCGCGGTCTGGACGATCGGCGCCATCTGGGTGCCGACCAATTTCCGCAACACCCATCAGGAGGTCGCCTATATCGCCGCGGCGGCGCGGGCCAAGGCGCTGATCTGCGAGGCCATCTTCGAGGGCCACGCGGCCGCCGTGGCCGAGAGCGACCCCGACCTCGCCCTCACCATCTCCATCGGCGAGGCGGCCTTCGCCGCCGTCGACTGGGAGGAGCTGATCGCCGAGGGCGAGCGGCATGGGTCCCCCGGCCCGGTGGCGGCCGTCGACTACGACGATCCCTGCTGGTTCTTCTTCACCTCAGGGACCACGGGCCGCCCCAAGGCCGCCGTCCTCACCCACGGCCAGATGGGCTTCGTGGTGACGAACCATCTCGCCGACCTCGTGCCCGGCACCACCGAGCACGACGCCTCGCTGGTCGTCGCCCCGCTCTCCCACGGCGCCGGCATCCACCAGCTCACCCAGGTCGCGCGCGGCGCCCGCACCATCCTCCTGTCGAGCGAACGGCTCGACTGCGAGGAGGCGTTCCGGCTGATCGAGGAGCACCGGGTCACCAACATGTTCACGGTGCCCACCATCCTCACCATGCTCGCCGGTCACGAGGCCGCCGACCGCCACGACCACACCAGCCTCAAGCACGTCATCTATGCCGGCTCGCCCATGTACCGCGCCGACCAGCAGATGGCGCTGACGCGCCTCGGCAAGTGCATCGTGCAGTATTTCGGGCTCGGCGAAGTCACCGGCAACATCACCGTCTTCCCCACGCGCGAGCACGACATCGACGACGCCGTGCAGGGCCGCATCGGCACCTGCGGCTTCCCGCGCACCGCCATGGACGTGCGCATCCTCGACGAGGCCGGCCTCGAACTCGCGCCCTTCCAGACGGGGGAGATCTGCGTCGCGGGCCCGGCCGTCTTCGCCGGCTATTTCGACAATCCGGAGGCCAACGCCAAGTCGTTCCGCAACGGCTTCTTCCGCACCGGCGACCTCGGCCACAAGGACAAGGAGGGCTATGTCTACATCACGGGACGGGCCTCCGACATGTACATTTCCGGTGGCTCCAACGTCTATCCGCGCGAGATCGAGGAGGTGATCCTCACCCATCCCGCGGTGGCCGAGGTGGCGGTGCTCGGCGTCCCCGACCGGCGCTGGGGCGAGGCCGGCGTCGCGGTGCTGGTGGAGCGGCCGGGCGCCAGCGTCGCCGAGGGCGACATCCTCAGGCATCTCGACGGCAAGCTCTCCCGCTACAAGATGCCCCGCCAGGTCTTCGTCTGGGAGGAACTGCCGAAGTCGGGCTACGGCAAGGTGCCGAAGAAGCTCATCCGCGAGATGCTGATCGAGAGGGGCGAGGTCGCCGCGGAGGGGTGAGGCGGCGGGAAACGGCGGCGCCCCCCGAGGGCAAGTGCGTCGGCAACGCGCGGAACCTAGTGCTCCGGGGGCAGCGTCCTCATCACCTTCTCGAACTGGAACGCATCACCGTCCCCCGGCAGGTCGTCCGCCTCGTCCGCTTCATGGGGGTTCGGGTGGCGCTTGTTGAAGAACTCGACGATCCTGAAACCGCACTTGTTGACGTAGAAGTGGATGTTTCGCTTCTCGAAATAGGGCGTGTGCGTCTGCCACGTGATCGTATCGGGGTAGCGGCGCTCGATGGCGCGCCATGCCTCCAGCCCGATCCCGAGGCCGTGCTCCCCCACGTTCACGAAGAAGAGGTCGAGCGAGTTGTGATGGTTGTCGTTGATCGTGACGACGGCTCCACCGACCTTGCGCCCGTCGCGAAGGATCCGCAGCACCTCGGCTCCGGGGGCGCTGATGGCGCCGTCGAGGACTTCGTCCGACGGAATCGGCCCGTCCGGCAGGTCTCCGTA contains:
- a CDS encoding phosphomannomutase/phosphoglucomutase codes for the protein MFPKPLASLKPNTAAYESLPMVKPTGFREYDARWFFGEELNLMGVQAVGMGLGTLIGRMGVTREIVVGHDFRGYSASIKMALVTGLMAAGCKVHDIGLAMSPMAYFAQFELDVPCVAMVTASHNDNGWTGVKMGAQRPVTFGPDEMGALKTIVLGADFDLVGGGSYRFVEDFAARYIRDLTTRPKVTRKLKVVAACGNGTAGAFAPQILEALGVEVVPLDAELDHSFPRYNPNPEDMKMLHAMAVAVKEHGADVGLGFDGDGDRCGVVDNHGEEIFADKIGVMLARDLCKVHGPSQFVVDVKSTGLFDADPELKRLGARTDYWKTGHSYIKRRVRDLNALAGFEKSGHFFFNAPVGRGYDDGLVTAIAVIDMLDRNPAKSMAELYAEVPKTWGSPTMSPKCADEVKYEVVERVVKRFEAMKAAGDTVAGAPITSLVTVNGVRVGTPDGTWGLVRASSNKPELVVVVESPVSEQRMRDMFAAVDTVLRENPEVGAYNQTI
- a CDS encoding GNAT family N-acetyltransferase — its product is MMRAYGGLSPRAGAVALPRTLGRIGSLEVRLAANAAEVRRAQRLRWHVFYEEMKAIADGPSRLARRDIDAFDAICDHLVVIDHAVTERPPFGAPRPAIVGTYRLLRQEVADRNGGFYTASEFDISGLLERHRGKRFLELGRSCVLPAYRNKRTVELLWHGIWTYVLAHRVDVMFGCASLEGTDPRALSLELSFLHHHAGAPAAWAARALPSRHVEMGRLSREAVDGRKALHALPPLVKGYLRLGAYIGEGAVVDRQFNTTDVLVVLPVSAINPRYIGHFGATADRHAA
- the chrA gene encoding chromate efflux transporter is translated as MTALDPTATDRPVAVPFAEALAVWVRVGLLSFGGAAGQIAMLHTIIVEEKKWLDEKRFLHALNYCTLLPGPEAQQLATYIGWLLHGVRGGLTAGLLFVLPGALIVLAMSMLYVTARGLPVVDGIFFGIKAAVLVIVVQAVIKMAKRVGDAPVLKAIMAGSLFAILLFQVPYPLIVLAAAGLGALLLPPPEEAAPPARPAPGRYAALLGNTLVWGAVWWAPVALAALLLGPGHILTQIGIFFSQLAVVTFGGAYALLVWLAQAAVEQKGWVTAVEMADGLGLAETKPGPTILVTQFVGFLAAFRAPDPFSPMVAAILGAAVTTWVTFAPSFLFIFAGAPFVEDLRHNRLLAGALKGITAAVVGVILYLAIWFGLHVFFGAVGSFAFGPVRVPTFDPLALDWKAAALAVIAFVLAFRLKLGLLPLIAVMAALGVAVKLTLG
- a CDS encoding penicillin-binding protein activator, giving the protein MWRRSDMAEAATRRGELARGTTLRGLLVGAAALALAACSGAAIQGPGPSAGPAPTAPAAPGSTIGTGSVKVALLLPLSAGGAAGNTATVLRNAAEMAVAEFQGPDITILVKDDGGTAAGAQAAAQAAIQEGAELILGPLLAESVRGAAAVARPAGKPMIAYSTDTSVATRGVYLMSFTPQNTVDRIVQHATQAGKRSYAAFIPDSAFGQVVQGAFQEAVSRAGGRVVAIEKFPLEASGIGAAASRLSGIAGQIDAIFVPDPYDGAAIQALSTAGIDTRRVQVLGVGPWVGNTAAARAAPTALYAAPDEAGFRSFSERYRARFGQDPARIASLTYDSVSLIAALVRTQGSQRFSETILTNSSGFNGVDGLFRFRADGTPQRGLAVIQAGGRVVSPAPRTFSGGS
- a CDS encoding acyl-CoA synthetase produces the protein MPDTLGPRLAADGAMIPAPMSRRVMNLADLLHGTARRLADRPGLVWRDRTWTWGEMAARVDAAAVALRARGIGKGDRVVCQARNGNAMFEAMFAVWTIGAIWVPTNFRNTHQEVAYIAAAARAKALICEAIFEGHAAAVAESDPDLALTISIGEAAFAAVDWEELIAEGERHGSPGPVAAVDYDDPCWFFFTSGTTGRPKAAVLTHGQMGFVVTNHLADLVPGTTEHDASLVVAPLSHGAGIHQLTQVARGARTILLSSERLDCEEAFRLIEEHRVTNMFTVPTILTMLAGHEAADRHDHTSLKHVIYAGSPMYRADQQMALTRLGKCIVQYFGLGEVTGNITVFPTREHDIDDAVQGRIGTCGFPRTAMDVRILDEAGLELAPFQTGEICVAGPAVFAGYFDNPEANAKSFRNGFFRTGDLGHKDKEGYVYITGRASDMYISGGSNVYPREIEEVILTHPAVAEVAVLGVPDRRWGEAGVAVLVERPGASVAEGDILRHLDGKLSRYKMPRQVFVWEELPKSGYGKVPKKLIREMLIERGEVAAEG
- a CDS encoding DUF2336 domain-containing protein; its protein translation is MADTLVNETSAFIEQLGRLGIEKDSEKRLALLRGVADLYLSRTVSPTLAEEYLFSEIANAVLRKLQPHQRPQVSTALCDSERVPHSLALALASDSDIEVARPVLSRSPVLTEGDIVALAQASSDEHLQAIATRASLTARVTDVLIDRGSNTVLRTVSGNAGAEFSEQGMLSLVTRAREDDELSLALADRGDLSPAVLEQLNGLICARVSAEAEGDDTSGTVASLRARAQALITEELRKRKANIGSTERVIAAVEAGSMTLDDGLGPLLAGGRLLDLSQVLAHFLRFDRNFVFQQMAAGEINTIVLAFRALNIAYPHLEATLALRARKRRSGQAGETTVTRQDYEAINPADAQRAMRFLKVRMTVGRQAPTENAA
- a CDS encoding DMT family transporter, which gives rise to MAPPAGDEAAAENRAAAAARARLKGIGLMCAALACFACLDALAKWLGTQMDPMQVVWARYTAALAMILIIFNPIRNPGVFVTRRPWIQAIRSALLFGSTAFNFIALQYLQLDQTVSIMFATPFIVAILSGPFLGEWIGMRRWIAVIVGFLGVLVVTRPWSADLHWAMLLTFAGTWVYALYNILTRMLAGHDSAATTSIYSVAFGAAVATILVPFIWTTPPTLGAVAGMIAIGAFGAFGHWLLIVAHGYAPPGILAPFIYTQIVWMTALGWLVFAQVPAANTLAGAAIVIASGLYLLYRERVVARGGR
- a CDS encoding chromate resistance protein ChrB domain-containing protein, whose protein sequence is MSAPSFFIGPDELAALLGGPSWPQVIDVRAAEIRAVQPDLPASRWSDDPSGAAIAQMIDPSRAVVVACKAGHNRSQRAAAELRAIGIAARVLEGGSMAYAAAGYPMVPRQAADVWGGYGRTWVTRRRPKIDRVACPWLIRRFIDPGAVIFFVEPDQVLAVAKESAGIAFDTPGAPIEHDGDRCSFDTLLDAVGLDGFPPLQSMATIIRAADTGDLGSSPQAAGFLAVSLGLSVLSGDDDAAMLRHGFVMLDGLYAWVTGARTETHNWTHRS
- a CDS encoding response regulator transcription factor; translation: MRTDTDRCGDLFIVDDDAPVREGLSIVFEQAGYRVAAFADAASLFIAMQQRHPDAILLDVCLPGVGGVEVLRQISLRRFEGPVVMMSGRADIPMAVAVIRAGAADLVEKPVDAEHILRHVGDALAGHARRAAERADPVSALGPGGASLLTPRERDVLQELVRGASNKEAGRSLGISPRTIEVHRARIMEKLGARNAADLVRVIYDERRHDAR
- a CDS encoding GNAT family N-acetyltransferase, which codes for MISLADIQDDDIAAFKTELQAAFALAVVDEYGDLPDGPIPSDEVLDGAISAPGAEVLRILRDGRKVGGAVVTINDNHHNSLDLFFVNVGEHGLGIGLEAWRAIERRYPDTITWQTHTPYFEKRNIHFYVNKCGFRIVEFFNKRHPNPHEADEADDLPGDGDAFQFEKVMRTLPPEH